A region from the Triticum aestivum cultivar Chinese Spring chromosome 3D, IWGSC CS RefSeq v2.1, whole genome shotgun sequence genome encodes:
- the LOC123075730 gene encoding probable calcium-binding protein CML31, with protein sequence MVATNTGELRALFLSLDRDADGRISAAELRGCMRATLGEDMPVEEAEALVASADADGDGLLCEAEFLELAQQAAWAGDAGQEDDELRIRALREAFGMYEMEGQGCITPASLGRMLGRLGAERGAGECRAMICRFDLDGDGVLSFDEFKIMMS encoded by the coding sequence ATGGTTGCCACAAACACGGGCGAGCTGAGGGCGCTCTTCTTATCACTGGACCGGGACGCGGACGGCAGGATCTCGGCCGCGGAGCTGCGGGGGTGCATGCGGGCGACGCTGGGCGAGGACATGCCCGTCGAGGAGGCTGAGGCATTGGTGGCGTCGGCGGACGCGGACGGCGACGGGCTCTTGTGCGAGGCTGAGTTCCTCGAGCTGGCGCAGCAGGCGGCCTGGGCGGGCGACGCGGGGCAGGAGGACGACGAGCTAAGGATCCGGGCGCTGAGGGAGGCATTCGGGATGTACGAGATGGAGGGGCAGGGGTGCATTACGCCGGCCAGCCTGGGGCGGATGCTCGGCAGGCTCGGGGCCGAGCGGGGCGCCGGCGAGTGCCGCGCCATGATCTGCCGGTTTGACCTTGATGGCGACGGCGTGCTCAGCTTCGACGAGTTCAAGATCATGATGAGCTAG